One Owenweeksia hongkongensis DSM 17368 genomic region harbors:
- the panD gene encoding aspartate 1-decarboxylase, giving the protein MQIEVLKSKIHRVKITGADLNYIGSITVDEDLMEAANIIEGEKVAIVNVNNGERLETYVITGKRGSGEITMNGPAARKVQPGDIIIIISYAHMDFEEAKTFKPSVIFPNEVTNTLN; this is encoded by the coding sequence ATGCAAATAGAGGTATTAAAATCTAAGATTCACCGGGTAAAAATTACCGGAGCTGACCTTAATTATATTGGCAGCATTACGGTGGATGAAGACTTAATGGAGGCAGCCAACATCATTGAAGGTGAGAAAGTTGCTATTGTAAACGTAAACAACGGGGAGCGTTTAGAAACTTACGTTATCACTGGTAAGCGTGGAAGTGGTGAAATTACCATGAACGGGCCAGCTGCTCGCAAAGTTCAGCCGGGAGATATCATCATCATCATTTCATACGCCCACATGGATTTTGAAGAAGCTAAAACTTTCAAACCATCGGTTATATTCCCTAATGAGGTAACTAACACCCTCAACTAA
- a CDS encoding cold-shock protein, protein MAKSQETYNKKEKEKKRLKKRQEKEKKREERKAAPKRSAEEMFSYVDEHGQLTDTPPDPSKKIVIEAEDIEIGVPKRPEGEEVITTRFGRVDFFNDSKGYGFIKEKDTNEKFFVHINGTVEEINEGDKVSFELEKGPKGMNAVDVKKASF, encoded by the coding sequence TTGGCTAAATCCCAAGAAACTTACAACAAGAAGGAGAAAGAAAAGAAGCGTTTGAAAAAACGTCAGGAAAAGGAAAAGAAACGCGAAGAGCGTAAAGCGGCTCCCAAAAGATCAGCAGAGGAAATGTTTTCCTATGTTGATGAACATGGTCAATTAACAGACACCCCGCCCGATCCCTCAAAGAAAATCGTAATTGAAGCCGAAGACATCGAAATTGGTGTTCCAAAAAGACCAGAAGGCGAAGAAGTAATTACTACACGTTTTGGTAGAGTTGATTTTTTCAACGACTCAAAAGGCTATGGTTTTATTAAAGAAAAAGACACCAACGAAAAATTCTTTGTACACATTAATGGTACTGTAGAAGAAATTAATGAAGGTGACAAAGTTTCTTTTGAGCTTGAAAAAGGCCCCAAAGGCATGAATGCAGTAGACGTAAAGAAAGCTAGTTTTTAA
- a CDS encoding ABC-F family ATP-binding cassette domain-containing protein produces the protein MISVNALGVEFNGEALFQDVSFVINENDKIALMGKNGAGKSTMMKIIAGVQKANKGNVHCPKDAVIAYLPQHLLTEDNCTVKEEASKAFQAIFEMRDEMEYINKELETRTDYESKEYMKLIERVSELGEKYYSIEDTNFEAEVEKALMGLGFKREDFNRQTSEFSGGWRMRIELAKILLQKPDLVLLDEPTNHIDIESVVWLEDFLVNKAKGVMVISHDKTFIDNITNRTIEVTMGRIYDYKANYSHYLTLREERRAHQIKAYNEQQKFIADNMAFIERFKGTYSKTNQVNSRERMLEKLDIIEIDEIDNSALNLRFPPCQRSGDYPVIAKGLSKSYGDHVVFNDANMTISRGEKVSFVGRNGEGKSTMIKAIMGEIDFEGQCDLGHNAKVGYFAQNQAALLDPDLTVFQTVDQIAQGDIRTQIKNILGGFMFSGDVLDKKVSFLSGGEKTRLAMVKLLLEPVNVLILDEPTNHLDLKSKDVLKQALKAFDGTLILVSHDRDFLLGLSQKVFEFKNKRVIEHFETVDEFLERNKVESLKQMELVG, from the coding sequence ATGATATCAGTTAATGCATTGGGTGTTGAGTTTAACGGAGAAGCTCTGTTTCAGGATGTTTCATTTGTAATCAATGAAAATGACAAGATTGCCCTGATGGGTAAAAATGGCGCAGGAAAATCTACAATGATGAAAATTATTGCAGGGGTTCAAAAAGCCAACAAAGGAAATGTGCATTGCCCAAAAGATGCCGTGATTGCCTACCTGCCTCAGCACCTTTTAACTGAAGATAACTGCACTGTAAAAGAAGAAGCCTCCAAAGCTTTTCAGGCGATATTTGAGATGCGTGACGAAATGGAGTACATCAACAAGGAGCTCGAAACACGCACCGATTACGAATCGAAGGAGTACATGAAGCTTATTGAAAGAGTTTCTGAACTAGGCGAAAAATACTACTCTATTGAAGACACCAACTTTGAAGCTGAAGTTGAAAAAGCTTTGATGGGCCTTGGTTTTAAGCGAGAAGATTTTAATCGCCAAACCAGTGAGTTTAGTGGTGGTTGGCGTATGCGAATCGAGCTAGCCAAAATCCTTTTGCAAAAGCCAGACTTGGTACTTTTGGATGAGCCGACTAACCATATTGATATTGAATCCGTAGTGTGGCTGGAAGACTTTTTGGTAAACAAAGCCAAAGGGGTAATGGTGATTTCGCACGATAAAACCTTTATTGATAACATCACCAACAGAACCATCGAGGTGACAATGGGCCGCATTTACGACTACAAAGCAAACTACTCGCACTACCTCACTTTACGTGAAGAAAGGCGTGCCCACCAAATAAAAGCCTACAACGAGCAGCAAAAATTTATTGCCGACAACATGGCTTTTATTGAGCGTTTTAAGGGAACGTATTCTAAAACCAATCAGGTGAACTCCCGCGAGCGCATGCTCGAAAAGCTGGACATCATTGAGATTGACGAAATAGACAACTCAGCCTTAAACCTTCGATTCCCACCTTGTCAGCGCTCCGGTGATTATCCTGTAATTGCAAAAGGATTGAGCAAATCTTATGGAGATCATGTAGTATTCAATGATGCCAACATGACCATTTCCAGAGGGGAAAAAGTAAGTTTTGTAGGTAGAAACGGAGAAGGAAAATCTACCATGATAAAAGCCATCATGGGCGAGATTGACTTTGAAGGACAATGCGACTTAGGCCACAATGCCAAAGTGGGTTACTTTGCGCAAAACCAAGCCGCACTTTTGGATCCGGATTTAACCGTTTTTCAAACTGTAGACCAAATTGCTCAAGGCGACATTCGCACCCAAATCAAGAATATTTTGGGAGGTTTTATGTTTTCCGGTGACGTGCTGGACAAAAAAGTTAGTTTCCTTTCAGGAGGAGAAAAAACTCGCCTGGCCATGGTAAAGTTGCTTTTGGAACCAGTGAATGTTCTTATACTGGATGAGCCCACCAATCACTTAGATTTAAAATCAAAAGATGTGTTGAAGCAAGCTTTGAAAGCATTTGACGGCACTTTGATTTTAGTTTCTCACGATAGAGACTTCCTGCTTGGTTTATCACAAAAAGTGTTTGAGTTTAAAAACAAACGCGTGATTGAGCACTTTGAAACTGTAGATGAGTTTTTGGAAAGAAACAAAGTAGAAAGCTTGAAACAGATGGAATTGGTGGGGTAA
- a CDS encoding glycogen/starch synthase, with translation MDSKRILYVSQEIHPYLPENEISKPSLALPKKMNERGHQVRVFMPRYGLINERRHQLHEVIRLSGINIIVNDMDQPLIIKVASVPQARMQVYFIDNEEYFKRKATFYDEDDNFFEDNDQRAIFFCRGVVETVKKLGWSPDIIHCHGWMASFLPMYLKKFHYDDPLFAESKLVLSVYDHKEHKMGDSLKKNLEFDGIDGEDLARYEDADLNKLYAAAAHYCDGAVVGSENVSQEVKDMIAKNVDTLVDYSGEDDQADKIQELYETIVVEESVA, from the coding sequence ATGGATAGTAAAAGAATTCTGTATGTAAGTCAGGAAATTCACCCTTATCTCCCCGAAAACGAAATATCAAAACCTTCGCTCGCTTTGCCTAAAAAGATGAATGAGCGTGGGCATCAGGTACGTGTTTTTATGCCAAGATATGGGTTGATTAATGAAAGGAGACATCAGCTTCATGAAGTGATTCGCTTAAGCGGGATCAACATTATTGTAAATGATATGGACCAGCCTTTGATTATAAAGGTGGCATCTGTGCCTCAGGCACGTATGCAGGTTTACTTTATTGATAATGAAGAGTATTTTAAAAGAAAGGCCACCTTTTATGATGAGGATGACAATTTCTTTGAGGATAATGACCAACGTGCCATTTTCTTTTGTCGTGGCGTAGTAGAAACGGTGAAAAAACTGGGTTGGTCGCCTGATATTATTCACTGCCACGGATGGATGGCAAGCTTCCTTCCTATGTATCTTAAGAAGTTTCATTACGATGATCCATTATTTGCTGAAAGTAAATTGGTGCTATCCGTATACGATCATAAAGAACACAAGATGGGAGATTCTTTAAAGAAAAACCTTGAGTTTGATGGTATAGATGGTGAAGATTTAGCGAGATATGAAGACGCTGATTTGAACAAACTTTATGCTGCTGCTGCGCATTATTGCGATGGTGCTGTAGTAGGAAGCGAAAATGTTTCGCAGGAAGTAAAAGATATGATCGCAAAAAACGTTGATACCTTGGTTGACTATTCTGGAGAGGATGATCAAGCCGATAAAATCCAGGAGCTATATGAAACTATAGTGGTGGAAGAATCTGTGGCATAA
- the purL gene encoding phosphoribosylformylglycinamidine synthase → MIKFFSSKEANKVYAVGLSQEINSTDLPKLTWLFGGAELQNSDTLEGFFVGPRKEMITPWATNAVEITQNMGIEGIYRIEEYFMVDSEKADHDPMLQVLYNGLNQDIYTIEHTPEKVEHIDDIAAYNQQEGLALSGEEIEYLESVAKDLGRKLTDSEIFGFSQVNSEHCRHKIFNGQFIIDGEEMPTSLFKLIKKTSADHPGKIVSAYKDNVAFIKGSRVEQFAPKRQDESDFFETKDFDSVISLKAETHNFPTTVEPFNGAATGSGGEIRDRMAGGKGSMPLAGTAVYMTAYSRLEEGREWENGMAERDWLYQTPMDILIKASIGASDFGNKFGQPLINGSVLTFEHEEGGKKYGYDKVIMQAGGIGYGKEKDALKDTPEVGDKIVVMGGDNYRIGMGGGAVSSVATGEFSSGIELNAIQRSNPEMQKRAYNAVRAMAELDINPIVSIHDHGAGGHLNCLSELVEETGGVIDVNKLPVGDPTLSDKEIIGNESQERMGLVLKEKDIDLLTRIADRERAPIYVVGETTGDHKFVFENKKSGQNPMDWELGHMFGSSPKTILEDKRTPSNFAEVAYDASKMQEYLNAVLQLEAVACKDWLTNKVDRCVTGRVAKQQTAGPVQLPLNNLGIMALDYRGVKGIATSVGHAPVSALIDPVAGSQASIAEALTNIIWAPIADGLGGISLSANWMWPAKNEGENARLYDAVKGISDFACELGINIPTGKDSLSMTQKYKDDVVYSPGTVIITAVGEVSEINKTVEPVLQPNTNSSLMYIDLSGDDFKLGGSSFAQVVNKIGTSAPSIKDAKQFAANFAAVQQLIEDRMILAGHDISAGGMITALLEMTFAEPKVGINIDLSGIEAEDDIKLLFSEKAGILIQVANENVDKVTSAVAGAKVIGNVTDKREAKVLTANNTYVLDIDSLRDTWYKTSYLLDAKQTAKGKAKERFDNYKNQALSYVFPKDFKGAYAELGLDPNRKNATGVKAAIIREKGVNGDREMAYAMHLAGFDVKDVHMTDLISGREDLSDVNFIAFVGGFSNSDVLGSAKGWAGAFLYNEKAKAALDAFYARENTASLGICNGCQLMGELGLLYPEHDVHPKLLHNESGKFESGFINVTVPENDSVMLGSLSGCTLGIWAAHGEGKFNLPEAEGEYNVIAKYTHEGYPGNPNGSDYNVAGIASKDGRHLAIMPHFERSIFPHNWGYYPAEKKQEVLSPWILAFRNAKEWVESRN, encoded by the coding sequence ATGATCAAATTTTTCTCGTCCAAAGAAGCCAATAAGGTTTACGCAGTTGGACTTTCACAGGAAATCAATTCAACAGATTTACCAAAATTAACGTGGCTCTTCGGGGGCGCTGAATTACAGAACAGCGATACTTTGGAGGGCTTTTTTGTTGGCCCTCGCAAAGAGATGATTACCCCATGGGCAACCAATGCGGTAGAAATCACCCAAAATATGGGCATTGAAGGTATCTACAGAATTGAGGAATACTTCATGGTAGATTCCGAAAAAGCAGATCATGACCCTATGCTTCAGGTATTGTACAATGGTTTGAATCAAGATATTTACACCATTGAGCATACGCCTGAAAAAGTAGAACACATAGACGACATCGCGGCCTACAACCAGCAAGAAGGTTTGGCCCTTAGCGGTGAAGAAATAGAATATCTAGAAAGTGTGGCGAAAGACTTGGGCAGAAAATTAACCGACTCAGAAATCTTCGGTTTTTCGCAAGTAAACTCAGAGCACTGTCGTCACAAAATATTTAACGGCCAGTTTATTATTGATGGCGAAGAGATGCCTACTTCTCTTTTTAAATTGATCAAGAAAACTTCTGCTGACCATCCAGGAAAAATAGTTTCTGCCTACAAAGACAACGTTGCTTTTATCAAAGGAAGTCGCGTAGAGCAATTCGCGCCTAAGCGCCAGGATGAATCTGATTTCTTCGAGACCAAAGATTTTGATTCTGTAATCTCGCTTAAAGCAGAAACGCACAATTTTCCAACTACTGTTGAGCCTTTTAACGGTGCTGCAACCGGTTCTGGTGGAGAGATCAGAGATCGTATGGCGGGTGGAAAAGGTTCGATGCCTTTGGCTGGAACTGCCGTTTACATGACTGCTTATTCTCGTTTGGAAGAAGGACGTGAATGGGAAAATGGCATGGCCGAAAGAGATTGGTTGTACCAAACGCCAATGGACATTTTGATCAAAGCTTCTATCGGTGCTTCTGATTTTGGAAACAAATTTGGACAGCCGCTCATCAACGGTTCTGTTCTAACTTTTGAACACGAAGAAGGCGGCAAAAAATATGGTTACGACAAAGTAATCATGCAAGCCGGTGGAATCGGTTATGGAAAAGAAAAAGACGCATTAAAAGACACCCCTGAAGTTGGCGACAAAATCGTGGTGATGGGTGGTGATAACTACCGCATCGGTATGGGTGGTGGCGCTGTTTCTTCGGTTGCCACCGGAGAATTTAGCAGCGGAATTGAACTGAATGCCATTCAGCGTTCAAATCCAGAAATGCAAAAAAGAGCCTACAACGCAGTGCGCGCTATGGCCGAATTAGATATTAACCCGATTGTTTCCATTCACGATCATGGTGCTGGTGGACACTTAAACTGCTTGTCAGAATTGGTGGAGGAAACCGGTGGTGTGATTGATGTAAATAAATTACCTGTTGGCGACCCAACTCTTTCTGACAAAGAAATTATTGGCAACGAGAGCCAGGAGCGCATGGGCTTGGTGTTGAAAGAAAAAGACATCGACCTTTTAACGAGAATTGCAGACAGAGAGCGCGCTCCAATTTATGTGGTTGGTGAAACTACGGGCGATCACAAGTTTGTTTTTGAAAACAAAAAATCGGGTCAAAACCCAATGGATTGGGAACTTGGACACATGTTTGGTTCATCACCAAAAACCATTTTAGAAGATAAAAGAACACCAAGCAATTTTGCAGAAGTGGCCTACGATGCCAGCAAAATGCAAGAATATTTAAACGCTGTTCTTCAGCTTGAAGCTGTGGCTTGTAAAGACTGGCTGACCAACAAAGTTGACCGCTGCGTAACCGGTCGTGTGGCCAAACAGCAAACCGCTGGTCCGGTACAATTGCCATTGAACAACTTAGGTATTATGGCTTTGGATTACCGTGGAGTTAAAGGTATTGCAACTTCTGTGGGACATGCACCTGTTTCTGCGTTGATCGATCCTGTAGCGGGTTCGCAAGCTTCAATTGCCGAAGCATTGACCAACATTATCTGGGCACCAATCGCTGATGGTTTGGGCGGAATTTCGCTTTCAGCCAACTGGATGTGGCCAGCTAAGAACGAAGGGGAAAATGCTCGTTTGTACGATGCTGTAAAAGGTATTTCAGATTTTGCGTGCGAGCTAGGCATCAACATCCCCACAGGGAAAGATAGCCTGAGCATGACCCAAAAATACAAAGACGATGTAGTGTATTCTCCGGGAACGGTAATCATTACTGCCGTTGGCGAAGTGAGCGAAATCAACAAAACGGTGGAGCCTGTTTTGCAGCCCAATACCAACTCTAGTTTGATGTACATCGACTTGAGTGGCGATGATTTCAAATTAGGTGGATCGAGCTTTGCTCAGGTTGTGAATAAGATTGGAACTTCTGCGCCAAGCATAAAAGACGCCAAGCAATTTGCCGCCAACTTTGCTGCAGTTCAGCAATTGATTGAAGACCGAATGATTTTAGCTGGTCATGATATTTCTGCCGGAGGTATGATTACCGCTTTGTTGGAAATGACTTTTGCTGAGCCAAAAGTGGGTATCAACATCGACCTTTCGGGCATTGAAGCCGAAGACGATATTAAATTATTATTCTCTGAAAAAGCCGGAATCTTGATTCAGGTGGCGAATGAGAATGTGGACAAAGTAACTTCGGCTGTAGCCGGAGCAAAAGTGATTGGAAATGTAACCGATAAGCGCGAAGCGAAAGTGCTTACCGCAAACAACACTTACGTTTTAGATATCGACTCTTTGCGCGATACATGGTACAAAACTTCGTATTTGCTTGACGCGAAACAAACCGCAAAAGGCAAAGCGAAAGAGCGTTTTGACAATTATAAAAACCAAGCGCTGAGCTACGTTTTCCCAAAAGACTTTAAAGGCGCTTACGCAGAATTAGGATTGGATCCAAATCGCAAAAACGCTACGGGCGTTAAGGCGGCTATCATTCGTGAGAAAGGGGTAAACGGGGACCGTGAAATGGCCTACGCTATGCACTTGGCTGGATTTGACGTAAAAGACGTTCACATGACCGATTTGATTTCGGGTCGTGAAGATTTATCTGATGTGAACTTTATCGCCTTTGTTGGAGGATTCTCAAACAGTGATGTATTGGGTTCTGCCAAAGGTTGGGCAGGAGCATTCTTGTACAACGAAAAAGCAAAAGCGGCTTTGGATGCTTTCTACGCCAGAGAAAACACCGCAAGTTTAGGTATCTGCAACGGTTGCCAATTAATGGGCGAATTGGGACTTTTATACCCTGAGCACGATGTTCATCCAAAACTGTTGCACAACGAGTCAGGTAAATTCGAAAGTGGATTCATCAACGTAACCGTTCCTGAAAATGACTCCGTAATGTTGGGTTCTTTATCAGGTTGTACTTTGGGAATTTGGGCTGCACACGGAGAAGGAAAATTCAACTTACCTGAAGCGGAAGGCGAATACAACGTAATTGCAAAATACACCCACGAAGGTTACCCAGGGAACCCAAATGGCTCTGACTATAACGTAGCTGGTATTGCCAGTAAAGATGGTCGTCACCTGGCGATTATGCCACACTTTGAACGTTCTATCTTCCCGCACAACTGGGGATATTATCCAGCAGAGAAAAAACAAGAAGTACTTTCTCCTTGGATCTTGGCTTTCAGAAATGCGAAGGAGTGGGTGGAATCCAGAAACTAG
- a CDS encoding DUF4270 family protein — MTLLNNFFRKTAILAMASLLFIGCEKPNDELGFNQVIDGVPGVADLVFDSLISYTHNQDSILVALARESQSALGGYAGNRLLGSMTDGSFGRAEASVIAQVALEENNIDFGTQPRIDSVFLYMEYNGFYGDTFKPMNYEVYQLSGGVFPNGVLLDAEGVTVDSAYYSDYIPNYATKLGELLNHKPKPSSPMVLNGDVVKAGLKIPLDTSFFKTNIIEAPSSAFENDAAFIEYFKGLYIRTVNTDGSIVYLNLNTANSGIHVYFSDRADTTNEAQRVGFNFLQSNSPLPINLSIFEQDYLGAPTAFNLSMQDTIIGENVSYAQAMGGVYTVFEIPGLDSIANKGYLINQAILEVYKAAGTGSGLTPNSRLEIRSFEGGEMQGTIKDFDAGNTLTGGGNLVSEPLRAGKYTFDITRYVFEIANGEKLTKLAITPYLKSSLANRVILAGGSNSQTPMSLKIYLTKP; from the coding sequence ATGACATTATTGAATAATTTTTTTAGAAAGACAGCCATTCTTGCAATGGCTTCTTTGCTTTTTATAGGTTGCGAAAAACCGAATGATGAGCTTGGTTTTAATCAGGTGATTGATGGTGTGCCCGGTGTGGCAGACTTGGTTTTTGACAGTCTTATAAGCTATACTCATAATCAAGATAGTATTTTGGTGGCATTGGCTCGCGAAAGTCAGTCAGCGCTTGGTGGGTATGCTGGTAATAGGCTTTTGGGGTCTATGACTGATGGAAGTTTTGGCAGAGCTGAAGCTTCGGTGATAGCTCAAGTAGCACTCGAAGAAAACAATATTGACTTTGGTACTCAACCTCGGATTGATTCTGTATTTCTCTACATGGAATATAATGGTTTTTATGGAGATACATTCAAACCAATGAATTATGAGGTGTATCAACTCAGTGGAGGTGTTTTTCCGAATGGAGTTTTACTTGATGCTGAGGGTGTGACGGTAGATAGCGCTTATTATTCTGATTATATACCAAATTATGCAACAAAGCTAGGCGAGTTACTGAATCATAAGCCAAAACCAAGTTCACCAATGGTGTTGAATGGGGATGTGGTAAAGGCTGGTTTGAAAATTCCTTTGGATACCAGTTTCTTTAAAACAAACATTATAGAGGCACCATCAAGTGCTTTTGAAAATGATGCAGCATTTATTGAGTATTTTAAAGGTCTTTATATAAGGACGGTAAATACGGATGGTAGTATTGTTTATTTGAATTTAAATACTGCGAATTCTGGTATTCATGTATACTTCTCGGATAGAGCAGACACCACCAATGAAGCCCAAAGAGTTGGCTTCAACTTTTTGCAAAGTAATAGCCCTTTACCTATAAATCTTTCAATTTTCGAGCAAGATTACTTAGGTGCTCCTACAGCCTTTAACCTGAGTATGCAGGATACAATCATAGGCGAAAATGTGAGCTATGCTCAGGCAATGGGCGGAGTATATACAGTGTTTGAAATTCCAGGATTGGATAGTATTGCTAATAAAGGATACTTGATAAATCAAGCCATATTGGAAGTATATAAGGCTGCAGGAACAGGTAGTGGACTCACTCCAAATAGTAGGCTGGAGATCCGTTCATTTGAAGGCGGTGAAATGCAGGGAACCATAAAGGATTTTGATGCTGGCAATACCTTAACTGGAGGAGGAAATTTAGTTTCTGAGCCTCTGAGAGCAGGAAAGTATACATTTGATATTACTAGATATGTATTTGAAATAGCAAATGGTGAAAAGCTTACAAAGCTTGCCATTACACCATATTTGAAAAGCTCTTTAGCTAATAGAGTTATTTTGGCGGGCGGTAGTAATTCGCAGACGCCTATGAGTTTAAAAATATATTTAACCAAGCCGTAA
- the panC gene encoding pantoate--beta-alanine ligase yields MQIFTKVSDLQNHLSQLRGQGLSIGFVPTMGALHSGHLALIDHASRENDISIISIFVNPTQFNNKTDLAKYPREVDSDIAKLEKTGCDIIFLPSEEEMYPEKTESVKINLNGLDTVMEGAHRPGHFDGVATIVGRFFEIVNPTKAYFGEKDFQQLLIIRQLTKVMGFDVEIIPHPIERSQKGLALSSRNQLLSAEDQEKSLIIWQSLNWMKENYKDHSPQELINLVSQRFEGSELELEYAQIVNENTLLPLDSWSNTDPARAFIAAYISGVRLIDNLQLI; encoded by the coding sequence ATGCAGATTTTCACCAAGGTTTCCGATTTGCAAAATCACCTTTCCCAACTTAGGGGACAAGGATTGTCTATCGGTTTTGTACCTACAATGGGCGCCCTACATAGCGGACACCTTGCTTTGATCGATCACGCTTCACGCGAAAACGACATCAGCATAATTAGCATTTTTGTAAACCCTACACAGTTTAACAACAAAACGGATTTGGCAAAATATCCTCGGGAAGTGGACTCTGACATTGCCAAACTGGAGAAAACGGGCTGCGATATAATTTTTCTTCCGAGTGAAGAGGAGATGTACCCCGAGAAAACAGAATCTGTAAAAATTAACTTGAACGGGCTGGACACCGTAATGGAAGGCGCGCATCGCCCAGGGCATTTTGATGGTGTTGCAACTATTGTTGGTCGCTTTTTTGAAATAGTAAATCCCACGAAGGCCTACTTTGGGGAGAAGGATTTTCAGCAACTTCTCATTATTCGTCAACTTACCAAAGTAATGGGGTTTGATGTAGAAATTATCCCTCACCCAATTGAGCGCAGTCAAAAAGGACTGGCCCTTAGTAGTCGCAATCAACTTCTTTCTGCCGAAGACCAGGAAAAGTCTCTTATCATTTGGCAAAGCTTAAACTGGATGAAGGAAAACTACAAGGATCATTCTCCGCAAGAGCTAATAAATTTGGTTTCTCAACGTTTTGAGGGCAGTGAATTAGAACTTGAATATGCCCAAATAGTGAACGAAAACACTCTCCTTCCCTTAGATTCATGGTCAAACACCGACCCCGCTCGCGCCTTTATTGCCGCCTACATTTCAGGAGTGAGACTTATAGATAATTTGCAATTAATTTAA
- a CDS encoding lysylphosphatidylglycerol synthase transmembrane domain-containing protein — translation MNDKLKQIAKYILFMAVGAGLFYLAFRNTEFEKLANDFRKADYTYVILSIIMGYLAFISRGMRWVLLLEPLGKKPNTWNAIHSVTVGYFANMLVPRAGELARCTALYQTDDIPVNRLFGTVILERVIDFLMLLFLVLLTLILEFDLLMELIDTAFSATQGTGDSNTGLYIKIAIGGVIIIGGITLYLLREKFMLHPVYQKVRDFWDGIKEGLKSISQLKSKTPFILHTIFIWLMYYLMVYICVFSLDATKDLSPSSGLLVMIAAGFGMVVPTPGGIGAYHYLVMLGLGVLGVASDDGVSFATLVHTGQLVMTVITGTIAAGFLWRARRRKKLAASN, via the coding sequence TTGAACGATAAGCTCAAACAAATAGCAAAGTATATTCTATTCATGGCTGTGGGAGCGGGTCTTTTCTACCTCGCTTTTCGCAATACCGAATTTGAAAAATTGGCAAACGATTTCCGTAAAGCTGATTATACCTACGTTATTCTTTCCATTATTATGGGTTACCTGGCTTTTATAAGCCGTGGAATGCGTTGGGTGCTTTTGTTGGAGCCGCTTGGCAAAAAGCCAAATACCTGGAATGCTATACATTCGGTAACGGTAGGTTATTTTGCAAATATGCTCGTACCGCGTGCAGGTGAATTAGCGCGCTGTACTGCTCTTTACCAAACCGATGACATCCCAGTAAACAGACTTTTTGGAACGGTGATTTTAGAAAGAGTCATTGACTTTTTAATGCTCCTCTTTTTGGTGCTTCTAACTTTAATTTTGGAGTTTGATTTACTGATGGAACTTATTGATACCGCTTTCTCTGCAACCCAAGGCACAGGAGACAGCAACACAGGTTTATATATTAAGATTGCCATTGGAGGAGTAATTATTATTGGTGGAATTACACTTTATCTACTTCGTGAAAAATTTATGCTACACCCGGTTTACCAAAAAGTGCGGGACTTTTGGGATGGTATAAAAGAAGGCTTAAAATCTATTTCACAGCTAAAATCCAAAACACCATTTATACTACACACCATTTTTATCTGGTTAATGTATTACCTAATGGTATACATATGTGTATTCTCTTTGGATGCCACCAAAGATCTAAGCCCTTCCAGCGGATTATTGGTAATGATTGCTGCAGGATTTGGAATGGTAGTACCCACCCCAGGTGGAATTGGCGCCTATCATTACCTGGTTATGCTAGGTCTTGGCGTATTAGGTGTAGCTTCTGATGATGGTGTGAGTTTTGCCACTTTGGTACACACGGGTCAGTTGGTAATGACGGTTATCACGGGAACCATTGCTGCCGGATTTTTGTGGAGAGCGAGAAGGAGAAAAAAGTTGGCTGCCTCAAATTAA